One genomic segment of Penaeus chinensis breed Huanghai No. 1 chromosome 24, ASM1920278v2, whole genome shotgun sequence includes these proteins:
- the LOC125038056 gene encoding PE-PGRS family protein PE_PGRS16-like, whose translation MKLLVLSAVLVAAYAAPQGYNLASPSGGGFSHGGSQPSGTGFSSGGGFSSGVSGGGFSSGGEISGGAFSSSGGISGGSFSSGGGISGGSFSSGGGGFSGGSSGGFGGGSGGHAGGCRDGEILHVDGSCVVPVITRNVFVYDAPQQPQQPSGPPPSVPPPRVDHNILFVRLPEGGAGPEPIIVPPPRQENIVYVLNKNDGAGGQRVIEVTAPPATNPEVYFVNYEEGENPTLPIGVDLETALNAAASAGGQVIGGAGGAGGFGGDGGFGGSGSGGFGGDGGFGGSGAGGFGGDGGFGGSAGGSGGFGGAGGVSGGFGGVSGGSGGFGGSGAGSSGGFGGSGGSGGSPSTLYSGP comes from the exons ATGAAGCTCTTG GTCCTCTCGGCAGTCTTGGTCGCAGCTTACGCTGCACCTCAAGGCTATAATTTGGCTTCTCCGTCTGGAGGAGGATTCTCCCATGGTGGAAGTCAACCATCTGGAACTGGATTCTCTAGTGGCGGAGGATTCTCAAGTGGagtctctggtggaggattttcaagcggTGGAGAAATCTCTGGTGGAGCTTTCTCCAGCAGCGGTGGAATCTCAGGTGGAAGTTTCTCAAGTGGTGGTGGAATCTCAGGTGGAAGTTTCTCAAGTGGTGGTGGAGGATTCTCCGGTGGAAGCAGTGGTGGATTTGGTGGTGGATCTGGAGGTCACGCTGGTGGGTGTCGTGATGGAGAGATCCTGCATGTAGATGGATCTTGCGTTGTTCCTGTAATCACgagaaatgtatttgtgtatgatgcTCCACAACAACCTCAGCAGCCTAGCGGTCCACCACCAAGTGTCCCACCACCAAGAGTGGACCACAACATTCTGTTCGTGCGTCTTCCTGAAGGAGGAGCAGGTCCTGAACCCATCATCGTTCCACCACCAAGGCAAGAGAACATCGTATATGTCCTGAACAAGAACGATGGAGCAGGAGGCCAGCGAGTAATCGAGGTTACTGCTCCTCCAGCGACCAACCCCGAGGTTTACTTTGTCAActacgaagagggagagaacccAACTCTTCCCATTGGCGTTGATCTTGAGACTGCTCTTAACGCTGCCGCTAGTGCTGGTGGTCAAGTGATCGGAGGCGCCGGAGGAGCAGGTGGCTTTGGAGGCGATGGAGGATTTGGCGGCAGTGGATCAGGTGGCTTTGGAGGCGATGGAGGATTTGGCGGTAGTGGAGCAGGTGGttttggaggagatggagggtttGGTGGTAGTGCAGGCGGAAGTGGAGgattcggtggtgcaggaggagtaagtggaggtttcggtggcgTAAGTGGAGGAAGCGGAGGCTTTGGCGGAAGTGGAGCAGGAAGTAGTGGAGGatttggaggaagtggaggcagtGGTGGTTCTCCATCCACTTTATATTCTGGCCCTTAA